In Chloroflexota bacterium, a single genomic region encodes these proteins:
- a CDS encoding VOC family protein has protein sequence MLNTYLNFDGNCREAFDFYRSVFGGEFMILQTFGDAPGEYQPPEGEQDKVMHVSFPIGDNILMGSDIPSNMGMTLVSGNNFSISVSPESREHAESLFNALSDGGTVTMPMQDMFWGSYFGSCADKFGINWQVNYEQG, from the coding sequence ATGCTCAATACTTATTTGAACTTTGACGGCAATTGCCGCGAGGCTTTTGACTTTTATCGCTCTGTGTTTGGCGGCGAGTTTATGATTTTGCAGACTTTTGGGGACGCGCCGGGCGAGTATCAGCCACCTGAGGGCGAGCAGGACAAGGTGATGCATGTCTCGTTTCCGATAGGCGATAATATCCTTATGGGCAGCGATATTCCGTCGAATATGGGAATGACGCTCGTATCGGGCAACAACTTCTCCATCAGCGTCAGCCCGGAGAGCCGCGAGCACGCGGAGTCGTTGTTCAACGCGCTGTCGGACGGCGGCACGGTTACGATGCCGATGCAGGATATGTTCTGGGGCTCGTACTTCGGCTCTTGCGCCGACAAATTCGGCATTAACTGGCAGGTTAATTACGAACAGGGGTAG
- the sucC gene encoding ADP-forming succinate--CoA ligase subunit beta: MKIHEYQAKQILSKYGVPVPEGSVASTPEEAANLVEALGGNAVVKAQVHAGGRGKAGGVKLVSSAAEAAEFAASILGTNLVTFQTGPEGVPVRQVLVEETIDVADELYLGVVIDGAAEGIVVIASEAGGMEIEEVADATPEKILRATIDPVLGFQPFQGRSLAYGLNLDGSLVRPVGTLIENLCRAFQENDCSLAEINPLVITTDGRALAVDAKLNFDDDAMFRHKDLDEFYDAEQEDDGEVEARKYDINYVKLDGSVGCIVNGAGLAMATMDVVLSGGAKPANFLDIGGGADEDKVAQALNIVLSDKSVELVLVNIFGGILRCDVAARGFLQAAEAAPDGIRPMVVRMLGTNANEGRRILAESSLDVTLVDDLSGAAGAIRAAVGA; encoded by the coding sequence ATGAAAATTCATGAGTATCAGGCGAAGCAGATATTGAGCAAGTATGGCGTGCCGGTGCCTGAAGGGAGCGTTGCGTCCACGCCGGAGGAAGCGGCGAATTTGGTCGAAGCGCTCGGCGGCAATGCGGTCGTCAAGGCGCAGGTGCATGCCGGCGGACGCGGTAAGGCGGGCGGCGTCAAGCTAGTCTCGTCGGCCGCTGAGGCGGCTGAGTTCGCGGCGTCCATCCTCGGCACGAATCTGGTTACATTCCAGACGGGACCGGAAGGCGTGCCGGTGCGTCAAGTGCTGGTCGAAGAGACGATAGATGTCGCGGACGAGCTTTATCTGGGCGTGGTAATAGACGGCGCGGCAGAGGGCATCGTCGTCATAGCGAGCGAGGCGGGCGGCATGGAGATAGAAGAGGTCGCAGACGCCACGCCGGAGAAGATCCTGCGTGCGACGATAGACCCCGTGCTTGGGTTTCAGCCATTCCAAGGCAGAAGTCTCGCCTACGGCTTGAATCTCGACGGCTCGCTGGTGCGCCCGGTCGGCACGCTCATCGAAAATCTGTGCCGCGCGTTTCAGGAGAACGACTGCTCGCTGGCGGAAATCAACCCGCTGGTCATTACGACGGACGGTCGCGCGCTCGCCGTTGACGCCAAGCTCAATTTCGACGACGACGCGATGTTCCGCCACAAGGACTTGGACGAGTTCTACGACGCGGAGCAAGAGGACGACGGCGAGGTCGAGGCGCGCAAGTACGACATCAATTATGTGAAGCTGGACGGTAGCGTGGGCTGTATCGTGAACGGCGCCGGTCTTGCGATGGCGACGATGGATGTGGTGCTGTCCGGCGGCGCGAAGCCGGCGAACTTCCTGGACATAGGCGGCGGCGCGGACGAGGACAAGGTCGCGCAGGCGCTCAACATCGTGCTGTCGGATAAATCTGTCGAGCTGGTGCTGGTGAACATATTCGGCGGCATACTGCGCTGCGATGTGGCGGCGCGGGGCTTCCTGCAAGCAGCCGAAGCCGCACCGGACGGCATCCGCCCCATGGTCGTGCGAATGCTAGGCACAAACGCCAACGAAGGCAGACGCATCCTAGCCGAATCCAGCCTAGACGTAACGCTAGTGGACGACCTAAGCGGCGCGGCAGGAGCAATTAGGGCGGCGGTCGGCGCGTAG
- a CDS encoding NAD(P)-binding protein translates to MPDITTDANITVYGAPWCPDCTRAKQFLGEQRVRYNWVDIDRDDAARAYVQQVNDGKQIIPTIVFEDGSLLVEPSNAELAAKLGIEPKARRNFYDLIVIGGGPAGLSTALYAAREGIDALVIEQSAIGGQAGVTERIDNYLGFPDGVEGARLADDMRAHAERFGAEMLPAQTVRELRSDGDYRTVTTESGDEYGAMALLLAVGTRYRRLNVPGEEDFIGAGIHFCATCDGPFYKDSDMVVIGGGNSALEEGLFLTRFADKITLLVRGDRLRASSVLQEKATNHAKMTIRYNTTVQQFTGDGRLDGVVVKDAISGQAEELNPAAVFVFIGLDPNTGFVADTVELDEWGFIRTFDNMQTSVPGIFAAGDARAGSTKQVASAVGEGAAAALMIRQYLERLGNRRGGRGD, encoded by the coding sequence ATGCCTGATATTACGACTGATGCGAATATCACTGTTTATGGCGCGCCGTGGTGTCCGGATTGCACGCGGGCAAAACAGTTTCTCGGCGAGCAGCGCGTGCGGTATAACTGGGTTGACATCGACCGCGATGACGCCGCGCGCGCCTATGTGCAGCAGGTCAACGACGGCAAGCAGATTATCCCGACCATCGTCTTCGAGGACGGATCGCTGCTGGTAGAGCCGTCCAACGCGGAACTCGCCGCCAAGCTTGGCATAGAACCCAAAGCGCGGCGAAATTTCTACGACCTTATCGTCATCGGCGGCGGACCTGCCGGGCTTTCTACCGCGCTGTACGCGGCGCGCGAGGGCATAGACGCGCTTGTCATAGAGCAGAGCGCAATCGGCGGGCAGGCGGGCGTTACGGAGCGCATCGACAACTATCTCGGCTTTCCGGATGGTGTGGAAGGCGCAAGACTCGCGGACGACATGCGCGCGCATGCCGAGCGATTCGGCGCGGAGATGCTGCCGGCGCAGACGGTGCGCGAACTGCGCTCGGATGGCGACTATCGCACCGTCACCACCGAGTCGGGCGACGAATACGGCGCGATGGCGCTGCTACTCGCGGTCGGCACACGCTACCGCAGGCTGAATGTGCCGGGCGAGGAGGACTTTATCGGGGCGGGCATCCACTTCTGCGCCACCTGCGACGGGCCGTTCTACAAGGATTCGGATATGGTCGTCATCGGCGGCGGCAACAGCGCGCTCGAAGAAGGGCTGTTCCTGACGCGATTCGCCGACAAGATTACGCTGCTGGTGCGTGGCGACAGGCTGCGCGCGAGTTCGGTGCTGCAAGAGAAGGCGACGAACCACGCCAAGATGACGATTCGCTACAACACGACCGTGCAGCAGTTCACCGGCGACGGCAGGTTGGACGGCGTTGTCGTCAAGGATGCGATAAGCGGGCAGGCGGAAGAACTGAACCCTGCGGCGGTGTTCGTGTTCATCGGGCTTGACCCGAACACCGGGTTCGTTGCCGATACGGTGGAGCTGGACGAATGGGGCTTCATCCGCACATTCGACAACATGCAGACGAGCGTGCCGGGCATATTCGCTGCCGGCGACGCGCGGGCAGGCAGCACAAAGCAGGTCGCAAGCGCAGTGGGCGAAGGCGCAGCAGCCGCGCTGATGATTCGGCAATATCTGGAGCGGCTGGGCAATAGGCGTGGCGGCAGGGGCGATTAG
- a CDS encoding pentapeptide repeat-containing protein: protein MTIRRFAALALAVSAMAFLVACTDDSGGQELPVTAQNQTVPTAAPPVPTATFVPPTSTPLPPTPVPPTATPVPTNTPIPPTATPEPTATPEPTATPVPTNTPVPTETPTPVPTNTPVPTETPTPEPTPTPEPTETPTPVPTETPTPTATPIPPCTIIAAHSDLRNCEFIGGNFNGLNLTGVDFTGAHLEDADFSKAILIGANFTNAIVTRARLIEADLGGANLTGADFRHSELKDANLDKATIVGTIFRSGNRQDDSTMFRGAKLTNLVFDRGIKLTQVGFLNADLSHSSFINVDMQHADFRGSIVTGVDFTGTDLRNARMGGIDLNQTTITNRTEFEGADLRKADLSDMELSGVDFEEVDFRDADLSDVSIERARIEDADLRGANLTDAEFVNVDFKGTDFDDAELEDVEFDDCDLEGALNMIDAKSIHDVDWKDVTCPDGTENNDDCYREQRLVPAE, encoded by the coding sequence ATGACAATCAGAAGATTTGCAGCCCTCGCTCTTGCGGTAAGCGCAATGGCGTTTCTCGTGGCATGCACCGACGACTCGGGAGGACAAGAGCTGCCGGTAACGGCGCAGAACCAGACTGTGCCGACAGCCGCGCCGCCCGTGCCCACGGCAACATTTGTGCCGCCCACGAGCACGCCCTTGCCGCCAACACCGGTGCCGCCGACAGCGACTCCCGTACCCACGAATACGCCCATCCCGCCGACGGCAACACCGGAACCGACCGCGACGCCGGAGCCGACGGCGACGCCCGTTCCCACCAACACGCCGGTCCCAACGGAGACGCCAACGCCTGTTCCCACGAATACGCCCGTTCCCACGGAGACGCCAACGCCGGAGCCGACACCTACACCGGAACCCACGGAGACGCCCACGCCGGTCCCCACGGAGACGCCCACGCCGACCGCGACTCCCATCCCGCCGTGCACAATAATTGCAGCGCACTCAGACCTGCGGAATTGCGAGTTCATAGGTGGGAACTTTAATGGGCTTAATTTGACTGGAGTAGATTTCACCGGCGCTCATCTTGAGGACGCGGATTTCTCCAAGGCTATCCTTATAGGCGCGAATTTCACGAACGCTATAGTCACACGCGCAAGACTTATTGAGGCGGATCTCGGCGGCGCGAACCTTACCGGAGCGGATTTCCGCCACTCCGAACTCAAAGACGCGAACCTGGATAAGGCTACAATTGTTGGAACAATTTTCCGCTCTGGAAATAGGCAAGACGACTCGACCATGTTCCGTGGAGCAAAGCTGACGAACCTAGTCTTCGACCGAGGTATCAAGCTCACGCAAGTCGGATTCCTCAACGCAGATCTGTCGCACTCAAGCTTCATTAATGTGGATATGCAGCACGCCGACTTTAGGGGCAGCATTGTTACTGGCGTTGATTTCACCGGCACGGACCTCAGAAACGCCAGGATGGGGGGTATAGATCTCAATCAGACTACTATAACCAACAGGACCGAATTCGAGGGTGCCGATCTGAGGAAGGCAGACCTGTCGGATATGGAACTTTCAGGCGTTGACTTCGAGGAAGTGGATTTTAGAGACGCGGACCTGTCCGATGTCAGTATCGAAAGGGCAAGAATCGAGGATGCAGACCTAAGGGGCGCAAACCTGACCGATGCAGAGTTCGTAAATGTCGATTTCAAGGGCACTGATTTCGATGACGCAGAGCTGGAGGATGTGGAATTTGATGACTGCGATCTCGAAGGTGCGCTGAATATGATCGATGCCAAAAGCATCCACGACGTCGATTGGAAAGATGTAACCTGCCCCGACGGCACGGAGAATAACGACGACTGCTACAGAGAACAGCGCCTAGTGCCGGCTGAATAG
- a CDS encoding DUF4258 domain-containing protein, with protein sequence MKPLFFKRHARNRMRQYRITRDEVELILDTPDLVEPDDRRHLNATKVLPDNRVIRVTFVEEANQIVVVTVTPRRRLNRGHRNGV encoded by the coding sequence GTGAAACCACTGTTTTTCAAGAGACATGCCCGTAATCGAATGAGGCAGTACAGGATTACGCGAGATGAAGTAGAATTGATATTAGATACCCCGGACCTGGTTGAACCGGATGACAGAAGACACTTAAACGCCACCAAAGTGCTACCTGACAACAGGGTGATTCGCGTAACTTTTGTCGAAGAAGCAAATCAGATAGTCGTGGTCACCGTTACGCCAAGACGCAGACTTAATCGCGGGCACAGGAATGGAGTATGA
- a CDS encoding Uma2 family endonuclease: protein MATTGTITNAWEHRTLPDIFYEEPERVEDGMLQYFPIARIGQLLREKYEDSPDVFIHGDIFISYDRTDGNRRIKPDLFIAFAVPAEEIREKLPNFWLWEIGKVPEFVMEVASPSTAANDMGDKRSRYESLGISEYWRLDPTGGELYELPLIGERLVDGAYQAYELRAGADGSVTAYSELLNVDFHWDGSEFDVLDPIAGITIDKRVAAEERADFAENRADRAEDRADAERTARLASEARERALLEEIERLRRQG from the coding sequence ATGGCAACTACCGGAACAATAACCAACGCATGGGAACACAGGACGCTGCCTGACATCTTCTACGAAGAGCCGGAGCGGGTGGAGGACGGCATGCTGCAATACTTCCCAATAGCGCGCATCGGGCAGCTGCTCCGCGAAAAGTACGAAGACTCGCCGGATGTCTTTATTCATGGCGATATTTTCATCTCGTACGACAGGACGGACGGCAACAGACGCATCAAGCCGGATTTGTTCATCGCGTTCGCTGTTCCTGCCGAGGAGATACGCGAGAAGCTGCCCAATTTCTGGCTGTGGGAGATCGGCAAAGTTCCGGAATTCGTGATGGAAGTGGCGTCTCCGAGCACTGCGGCGAACGATATGGGAGACAAGCGCAGCCGTTACGAGAGCTTGGGAATATCCGAATACTGGCGGTTAGACCCTACCGGCGGCGAGTTGTACGAGCTTCCGCTCATTGGGGAGCGTCTTGTGGACGGCGCATATCAGGCATACGAGCTTCGCGCCGGCGCTGACGGTTCGGTTACAGCGTACAGCGAGTTGCTGAATGTCGATTTCCACTGGGACGGCAGTGAGTTCGACGTGCTCGACCCCATTGCCGGCATCACGATAGACAAACGAGTCGCAGCAGAGGAGCGCGCGGACTTTGCAGAAAATCGAGCCGACCGTGCCGAAGACCGCGCAGACGCCGAACGAACGGCGCGGCTTGCGTCAGAAGCGCGAGAGCGTGCGTTGCTCGAAGAGATTGAGCGTCTGCGGCGGCAAGGATAG
- a CDS encoding glucose 1-dehydrogenase: MRLAGKVAIISGGARGMGAAEARMFAREGAKVVIGDLLEEDGESVAAEIADAGGEAMFVSLDVTDEASWQRAVAAAVERFGKVDVLVNNAGILRLEGLLETSEAIWDEVMDINAKGTFLGTKSVIAAMRQAGGGSIINISSGAGLTGARRNTAYNASKGAVRIFTKAAAIQYAGENIRVNSVHPGPIDTDMLATSTSVEGGRRPEDIPLRRYGKPEEVAYGVLYLASDESSFVTGSEVVIDGGRTAE, translated from the coding sequence ATGAGACTGGCAGGCAAGGTTGCGATTATCAGCGGCGGCGCGCGCGGGATGGGCGCGGCGGAGGCTAGAATGTTCGCGCGTGAGGGCGCCAAGGTTGTCATCGGCGACCTGCTCGAAGAAGACGGGGAGAGCGTGGCGGCGGAAATTGCCGATGCGGGCGGCGAGGCGATGTTCGTCAGCCTCGATGTTACGGACGAGGCGAGCTGGCAACGCGCCGTCGCAGCCGCAGTCGAGCGATTCGGCAAGGTCGATGTGCTGGTGAACAACGCGGGGATTCTGCGATTGGAAGGCTTGCTGGAAACGAGTGAGGCGATATGGGACGAGGTGATGGATATTAACGCCAAGGGCACTTTCCTCGGCACGAAGAGCGTCATCGCGGCGATGCGGCAGGCGGGCGGCGGGTCCATCATCAACATATCGTCGGGCGCGGGCTTGACCGGCGCGCGGCGCAATACGGCGTACAACGCATCCAAGGGCGCGGTTCGCATTTTCACCAAAGCGGCGGCGATACAGTACGCCGGCGAGAACATCCGCGTGAACTCGGTACATCCGGGACCCATCGACACGGATATGCTTGCGACATCGACATCGGTCGAAGGCGGGCGCAGACCGGAGGACATACCGCTCAGGCGTTATGGCAAGCCCGAAGAAGTCGCGTATGGCGTGCTGTATCTGGCGTCTGACGAATCGTCGTTCGTAACGGGCAGCGAAGTGGTGATAGACGGCGGCCGCACGGCGGAGTAG
- the sucD gene encoding succinate--CoA ligase subunit alpha produces the protein MGILVDENTRLLVQGITGREGSFHALRCREYGANLVAGVTPGRGGQVFDGDVPVFNTVRQAVDDTQANCALIFVPPPFAADAIVESVDAGIPTIACITEGIPIMDTIAVKRYIRDKPVRLIGPNCPGMITPGARVKVGIMPGDIHAPGRIGVVSRSGTLTYEAVSQLTALGIGQSSCVGIGGDPVNGSSFVDILKMFNADDDTDGVVMIGEIGGTREQEAAEYISSEFNKPMAAFIAGRSAPPGKRMGHAGAVITGRAARAEEKEKALAAAGVAIVPGPGEIGDTFAQVLGA, from the coding sequence ATGGGAATCCTTGTTGACGAAAATACGCGCCTTCTCGTGCAGGGCATTACCGGCAGAGAGGGCAGTTTCCACGCGCTGCGCTGCCGCGAGTACGGCGCAAACCTTGTCGCCGGTGTAACGCCGGGACGCGGCGGGCAGGTCTTCGACGGCGATGTGCCAGTGTTCAACACCGTGCGGCAGGCGGTGGACGATACGCAGGCAAACTGCGCTCTGATATTCGTGCCGCCCCCGTTCGCAGCGGACGCCATCGTGGAATCGGTGGATGCGGGCATACCCACTATCGCCTGCATCACTGAGGGCATTCCCATTATGGACACCATCGCGGTCAAGCGCTACATCCGCGACAAGCCGGTTCGTCTCATCGGGCCCAACTGCCCGGGAATGATTACGCCCGGCGCGCGCGTGAAGGTCGGCATTATGCCCGGCGACATCCATGCGCCCGGCAGGATTGGCGTCGTATCGCGCAGCGGCACGCTGACCTACGAAGCCGTCAGCCAGCTCACCGCGCTCGGTATCGGGCAGTCGTCGTGTGTGGGCATCGGCGGCGATCCTGTGAACGGCTCGTCGTTTGTGGACATCCTGAAGATGTTCAACGCGGACGACGATACGGACGGCGTGGTGATGATTGGCGAAATCGGCGGCACGCGGGAGCAGGAAGCCGCCGAGTACATCAGCAGCGAGTTCAATAAGCCGATGGCGGCGTTCATCGCGGGACGCAGCGCACCGCCGGGCAAGCGAATGGGACACGCCGGCGCGGTCATAACCGGCAGAGCGGCCCGCGCCGAAGAAAAAGAAAAAGCGCTTGCCGCAGCGGGCGTCGCGATAGTGCCGGGGCCGGGCGAAATTGGGGATACTTTCGCGCAGGTGCTTGGGGCGTAA
- a CDS encoding DUF2283 domain-containing protein produces the protein MKIQYDDEVDALYILLKDSQPVDARDIGEGVVADFDEQGDIVGLEVLYAAEKLGLESILTVTIDTMLVDQPS, from the coding sequence ATGAAGATACAATACGATGACGAAGTTGATGCCCTTTACATCTTGTTGAAGGACTCGCAGCCGGTGGACGCGAGGGATATTGGGGAAGGCGTTGTTGCCGACTTCGATGAGCAAGGGGACATCGTCGGCCTTGAAGTGCTGTACGCAGCGGAAAAGTTGGGGCTGGAATCTATCCTCACGGTAACTATCGACACGATGCTTGTTGACCAGCCTTCTTGA
- a CDS encoding nucleoside 2-deoxyribosyltransferase has product MNTTEYTIYFAGELFDHKHLIGNSLLANRIERLSGRRYRCVLPQDLEQTDSRAVDIRNQDLLGVATCDCALFNFDGPDLDSGTVVEFVYAKLLDIPAVILRTDFRGGGDQDTDGDAWNLMASFYPRTRNVSLNAMAWYQQARREADDPMAAAALYADRIARKAIDALDAARAAPSLLNATPDDVEHLYRWALTFPGGGLADRAAGEESLRAAVHRIVSSKTSRNLL; this is encoded by the coding sequence ATGAACACCACAGAGTACACAATATACTTCGCCGGCGAGCTGTTCGACCATAAGCATCTCATCGGCAATTCATTGCTTGCCAATCGCATCGAACGCTTGTCGGGCAGGCGGTATCGCTGCGTATTGCCGCAGGACTTGGAACAGACCGACTCGCGCGCCGTGGACATCCGCAACCAAGATTTACTCGGCGTGGCGACTTGCGATTGCGCGTTGTTCAACTTCGACGGGCCCGATTTGGATTCCGGCACCGTCGTCGAGTTCGTGTACGCCAAGCTGCTCGACATTCCGGCGGTCATACTGCGCACCGATTTTCGCGGCGGCGGCGACCAAGATACGGATGGCGACGCGTGGAATCTGATGGCATCGTTCTACCCCCGCACGCGCAATGTCTCGCTGAACGCTATGGCGTGGTATCAGCAGGCGCGGCGCGAGGCGGACGACCCGATGGCGGCGGCGGCTCTCTACGCCGACCGCATCGCGCGGAAGGCGATAGACGCCCTAGACGCCGCGCGCGCCGCGCCGTCGCTGCTCAACGCCACGCCCGACGACGTGGAGCATCTGTATCGCTGGGCGCTGACATTCCCCGGCGGTGGTCTGGCGGACCGAGCGGCGGGCGAAGAATCCCTGCGCGCTGCCGTCCACCGCATCGTATCCAGCAAAACATCACGAAACCTGCTATGA